One Oryza brachyantha chromosome 3, ObraRS2, whole genome shotgun sequence DNA segment encodes these proteins:
- the LOC121053931 gene encoding trihelix transcription factor ASIL1-like has product MATRRRAAGAAAAPQPPAWTPEPWSDGETSALLDAWGPRHIRAAGGALRPGDWRACAAAVTARRAAAGRAPRTIDQCKNRMDYLKKRLKAERSRSTGGRAPPPPLQTPVDRLRALLRLAPSVSSGFTPRGGAIPKVEEEEEDEETCAAPLPRAWPSVPKRPRTAVAFLPVSSSAGHHHGDGGTPCTEVAAALDRLAGTYERVESAKQKEATRLEERRLEAMRDLEIERMRILVDVAISASAVAADAATATAASSS; this is encoded by the exons atggccacccgccgacgcgccgcgggggcggcggcggcgccgcagccgccggcgtGGACCCCGGAGCCGTGGAGCGACGGCGAGACGTCCGCCCTGCTCGACGCGTGGGGGCCGCGCCAcatccgcgccgccggtggggcCCTCCGCCCCGGCGACTGGCGGGCCTGCGcggccgccgtcaccgcccgccgcgccgccgctggacGCGCGCCGCGCACCATCGACCAGTGCAAGAATCGTATGGATTACCTCAAGAAGCGCCTCAAGGCCGAGCGCTCCAGGTCCACGGGCGGCcgggccccgccgccgccgctgcagacCCCGGTCGACCGCCTCCGCGCGCTCCTGCGGCTcgctccctccgtttcgtcCGGATTCActccccgcggcggcgccataCCCAAGGttgaagaggaggaggaggatgaggagacCTGCGCGGCTCCTCTGCCCCGTGCCTGGCCGTCGGTGCCGAAGCGGCCGAGGACGGCGGTAGCGTTCTTACCGGTGAGCTCCTCCGCTGGGCATCATCACGGGGATGGAGGGACGCCGTGCACGGAGGTGGCCGCAGCTCTGGATAGGCTCGCAGGAACATACGAGCGGGTGGAGTCGGCGAAGCAGAAGGAGGCGACACGGCTGGAGGAGCGGCGCCTGGAGGCCATGCGCGATCTCGAGATCGAGCGCATGCGGATTCTCGTCGACGTCGccatctccgcctccgccgttgccgccgacgccgccactGCCACGGCGGCGTCCTCTAGTTG A